The Amblyraja radiata isolate CabotCenter1 chromosome 5, sAmbRad1.1.pri, whole genome shotgun sequence genome includes the window TTGAGGCTGGAATCATCTTGCATTAGGTGGACCTTTTAGAGAAAAATGTTGAACTAATACTGCATCTCTTGCAGAAACAAAGTTGCCTGCTGCCTACCGAACACCAGCAGAAGTGACGTGACATTCAAATCTTCAGCACACTAATTCctaatctttttctttttataatGTAGACCTATATATATCGGgacatagatatatatatatatttatatgaaagtATTCTACAGTGTTCACAGATTCGAGTTTAAGACACAATGAACAAAataaacccctcctcccccccccccccccccccccaccccacacctcaaaaaaaaaaggcatttgcatcacagacacacaaacacattcacaTTATCTGTAGTTTCAACGAACCGATATCCAAGTTCAAGACAAGAGGCTTTTACCTCAGCAGCGGTGTTGCACAGAGAAGTAAACGCACAGCCGtgtattatttattgtcacataaaaTCAGCAGACATCCAGCCAGACACTTGGTGATTGACTCGATGCCCTAACTCTGGCAGCATCGATGTCTCGATTTCCTTTGGTATTCAACGTGTGTTAAGGGCAtcgtcgatcgatcgatcgatcgatccggCTCGTGGGTGGAGCTAGCTGTGCAACCGGGTCTGGTCGTAGTGTTATTCGTATTGCTTGGGTCGAAGTCCGGAGTTGGGGGCGAGAGTTGGGCGAAGAGTACGCACGGTATCAAAGATATTAGAAAAGCCAAAAAGAACGCACAccgccggagcacccgaaggccgCGCTAGGCCGGGTGCGTGGTACGGAGGGAGAGGCCTCTATCCTGCATATTTAGGTAAAAAATAGAGCACATTGGACGTGCGTGAATTTAATCCAAACGGCAACACCTCTCACGGGTTGAATTAAGACTCAGCTCATTCATCCCCCAATGAAAGGACTGGCAGCGCGTGTGATTTTACTTCCCCTTCACTTTTGCAAGTTTTGAGGTAGTTTGAGATCCTATTTGTTCTTTTCtctcataatatatatatatatatatgtgtgtgtgtgtgtgtgtgtgtgtgtgtgtgtgtgtgagtgtgtgtgcgtgtgtttgacaAAAAAATTCAAAGGAGGTCACTTGCTCTCTGTTTTTTTCCGTTTCTGAACAGCGGACCCTTTCCTGGTGGGTTCTTCGGGACAAGCGGCGGCCTCGTGGGATGACTTGGTGGAGTTTTCCGACTCGGCCTTCTCCTCCTGCGGGCGAGACGGGGCCGGGGGGCCTTGTGCCCCCGCTGCTTCCCCCCTGGGGAGGGCGGcttggtgggaggagggggtggaggtggaaggCTGAGGATCGGCTTCGTGCTTTCCCTGAGGAGGGGCGAGGGGCTGGGGGGGGAGAGTTTTGAGGGGACAGTTGGCCACCATGTGCGTGATGCTCTGGCAGTAATGGCACTTCTTTGGCTGAGGAGGTAGACTACATTCCTTCGCGTGGTGGTCGAGGCCTCCGCAGTTGTAACACCTGCATCGAAAACAAAGCAAGAGTCAAGACAAGTGGCCCAATATCACAtagcagagatacagcgtggaatcaggcccttccgacccaacttgcccacaccggccatagacaaagacaatagacaataggtgcaggagtaggccattcggcccttcgagcctgcaccgccattcaatgtgatcatggctgatcatccaactcagtatcccatccctgccttctctccataccccctgatccctttagccacaagggccacatctaattccctcttaaagatagccaatgaactggcctcaactacattctgtggcagagaattccacagattcaccactctctgtgtaaaaaatgattttctcacctaaaagatttccctcttatccttaaactgtgacccctagttctggacttccccaacatcgggaataatcttcctgcatctagcctgtccaaccgcttaagaattttgtaagtttctataagatcccccctcaatcttctgaattctagcgtgatcatggctgatcatccccaatcagtaccccgttcctgccttctccccatatcccctgactccgctatctttaagagctctatctaactctctcttgaaagcatccagggaatcggccgccactgccttctgaggcagagaattcctcagtttcacctctctctgggtgaaaacgtttttcctcaactctgttctata containing:
- the lin28b gene encoding protein lin-28 homolog B — its product is MAAGGTGKGDGDGKGRLSEKDECQIQHGSGHCKWFNVRMGFGFISMVSRDGNPLDTPVDVFVHQSKLYMEGFRSLKEGEPVEFTFKKSCKGLESLRVTGPGGSPCSGSERRPKGKTVQKRKPKGDRCYNCGGLDHHAKECSLPPQPKKCHYCQSITHMVANCPLKTLPPQPLAPPQGKHEADPQPSTSTPSSHQAALPRGEAAGAQGPPAPSRPQEEKAESENSTKSSHEAAACPEEPTRKGSAVQKRKKTESK